Proteins from a single region of Xenopus laevis strain J_2021 chromosome 9_10S, Xenopus_laevis_v10.1, whole genome shotgun sequence:
- the trim16.S gene encoding tripartite motif-containing protein 16-like protein — translation MADTGAPLSSKTVSKSQSASAILSMAQREEEKPGTITKSNSAAQLGTNLSASGSSGDVDRAKPLTVDDTPDTVLCDFCLEEKVKALKTCLTCMISYCETHLRPHLEKPKLHAHQLVSPINDAELRRCSTHNKPLDWFCQEDLMCLCQACAMEQHKEHNPIPCCEARKQKEAEVYETVAEYEWKLKSAEIAIEKLEANTTSIQNSILEAKKVINLQFADVHSAVNKSHTKVLEFLETRERMALNQSNGIKTHLEQKCSELIKYKVKVERIASHKNEFSFLQEYCEFKKSSGDDTLPSVYIGLKDKLSVIQKVISESTEKIIEMLQTSYMDRLQEFAKEEDLGIKTMVSAIVAKEHRITAPEPESRNEFLKYKSNLTLDPVTVHRFLRLLEDNRKVSNTAPWQHPYPDDPQRFEDFRQVLSAESFYMGRHYYEIQFKGEEIYMGLTYKCIDRKGSESNSCITGNDFSWTLKWNGKEFSAWHSDVETPLKTEKFSRVGIYINYVSGNISFYGVTDKMTLLHYFDGKFTEPLYAAFWLPKKESSLVVLSPDNIMLPPVSSPTTAGTP, via the exons ATGGCGGATACGGGTGCCCCCCTCAGCTCCAAGACTGTGTCTAAAAGCCAAAGTGCGAGTGCCATCCTGTCCATGGCTCAGAGGGAAGAAGAGAAGCCGGGCACGATCACTAAGAGTAATTCTGCTGCCCAGCTTGGTACAAATCTTTCTGCAAGTGGATCTTCCGGGGATGTGGATAGAGCTAAGCCTCTCACAGTGGATGATACACCCGACACAGTTCTGTGCGACTTTTGCTTAGAGGAGAAGGTAAAAGCCCTGAAGACGTGTCTGACCTGCATGATCAGTTACTGTGAAACTCATCTCAGACCCCATCTGGAGAAGCCCAAGCTGCATGCCCACCAGCTGGTAAGTCCCATAAACGACGCAGAGCTACGGAGGTGCAGCACCCATAACAAACCACTTGACTGGTTCTGCCAAGAGGACCTGATGTGCCTATGCCAAGCCTGTGCCATGGAACAGCACAAGGAGCACAACCCAATCCCTTGCTGTGAGGCGAGGAAGCAGAAAGAG GCTGAAGTCTATGAGACAGTGGCAGAATATGAATGGAAATTGAAGTCTGCCGAGATCGCTATTGAGAAACTGGAAGCAAACACCACATCTATCCAG AATTCCATTTTGGAAGCCAAAAAGGTTATAAACCTTCAGTTTGCAGATGTTCACAGCGCCGTCAATAAATCCCACACCAAGGTGCTGGAGTTCTTGGAGACGAGAGAGAGGATGGCACTGAACCAGTCCAACGGGATCAAGACCCACCTGGAGCAGAAGTGCAGCGAACTGATTAAGTACAAAGTGAAGGTGGAGAGGATTGCGAGTCACAAGAATGAATTCTCATTCCTTCAG GAGTACTGTGAATTTAAGAAGTCCTCAGGGGACGACACACTTCCCAGTGTTTATATTGGGCTGAAGGACAAGCTGTCCGTGATACAAAAGGTGATTTCCGAATCGACAGAGAAGATAATTGAAATGCTGCAGACCTCGTACATGGACCGGCTGCAAGAATTTGCTAAGGAAG aggatcTTGGGATAAAAACAATGGTTTCTGCCATAGTCGCAAAGGAGCATCGTATCACTGCTCCAGAGCCTGAGTCACGGAATGAGTTCCTCAAAT ATAAGTCCAATCTTACCCTGGATCCAGTGACAGTTCATCGATTCCTGAGGCTGTTAGAAGACAACCGCAAAGTGTCCAACACCGCCCCTTGGCAACATCCGTACCCTGATGACCCCCAGCGGTTTGAGGACTTCCGGCAGGTGCTGAGTGCCGAGAGCTTCTACATGGGGCGCCATTATTATGAGatccagtttaaaggggaagaaattTACATGGGTCTGACGTACAAATGCATCGATAGAAAGGGTTCAGAGAGTAACAGCTGCATCACTGGCAATGACTTCTCCTGGACCTTAAAGTGGAATGGGAAAGAGTTTTCTGCCTGGCACAGCGATGTGGAAACCCccctgaaaactgaaaaattctccAGGGTGGGCATCTATATTAACTATGTGAGTGGCAATATATCATTTTATGGGGTCACAGACAAAATGACCCTCTTGCACTATTTTGATGGCAAATTTACAGAACCGCTCTATGCAGCCTTCTGGCTACCAAAGAAGGAAAGTTCTTTAGTGGTTTTAAGCCCAGATAACATCATGTTGCCTCCTGTCTCCTCCCCTACAACAGCTGGCACACCCTAA